TAACTATATGTCTGACACTACTCTAAGCACTTGACATAGACTGCCTCATTAAACCCTCACAACAATCTTAGGAGGTAGGTAGCattgttatccccatttcacagatggggaaatttTGTCACTGAGGGTTTAGGTAGACCAACATTATGCTCCTTTTAATGGGTTACCAGGCTGCCTAAGTCAAGTGTTGAGGTTTGTTGAAGCAGAAAGTTTTTAGCAGAGATAGAATGAAGGGGACTGGAAAAAGAGAACTCATAGTTATTAAGCAGTAGCAAAGGGCAAAAGATAGCATGTAGTGAGGGGCCTAGCTTGGAACAAGAGGAAAACACAAGGAAGCCCAGTTAGTCCCCTTCTCCATGGCAATATCCATGGTTGTGTAATCATCTCTGCCATATGCCTTAATGCCTCAAAGGCTCCTGATATTGTCCCTgtagggcaaaaaaaaaaggaagagagattgGCGCACTCTATGGAATAGAAACAGTTCCAGAGGCCATTTGGGAATGTGGTCATATCATGATTTATCTGCATGGCCTTTTCGAGTTGTATGAAGTATCTCTTGCCAAGGCATCAGAATGGAGCTGCCCACAGCTTCATCCACTGACCAGGGTGCTAAGACATAAGGCTGCCTGCCTCCTGTTATCCACGCTCAGGGATTAGCCCGCCACACCCCatttcttgcttgaagaattgcAGTGTTCCCTCCTAATGTAACTCTGAGCCCTGTACAATCTTCCTGCATTCCACCCACCACAAAACCCTCAAGAAGCAGCCAGCCCTGTTCATGTGGTCCTGAGACTTGAAGTTGCTTTTCCACTTATGCTTCAGCAGCAAGTTTAGGGAGGAGAGGAGGCAACTGCATGACTTCTCCTTTGGAGCACTGACTCCTAGGTATTTTGTGAGGTTGGGCTGAGAGCTGTGGGCTCTGGAAGATGCCCAGCAATTGGAATTCCCCTGAGAGGGTGTCTCTTCACAGGCCTTCATTCCTCTTCTCTGTTCCTCTAGAATGACGTTTTTGAATGGTCCCGAGATCACCGTGCCCACCACAAGTTTTCAGAAACGGATGCTGATCCCCACAATTCCCGACGTGGCTTTTTCTTCTCTCACGTGGGTTGGCTGCTTGTGCGCAAACACCCAGCTGTCAGAGAAAAGGGTGCTACGCTAAATTTATCTGACCTAAGAGCCGAGAAGCTGGTGATGTTCCAGAGGAAGTGAGTGACATGATGATGGAGCTGGGGACCTGGCATTTGGGGACCCCCTTTTTTCTCCTAGGACTTGTCAACATGAGCTGAGAAATTTACTTGGTTTCCACATCTCAGATTATAATTTAAAATCCTAATTTTTAATAGCCCATGGGCCCAGAGCCATAGactgttgtttctttttctctgagcTACCTAAGCCAAttaaattcaacaaatgtttgttgaccTAGGACAGTCATGGATACAAAGCCAAATGTGTCAGTCCTTACCTTCAAGGAGTTCATAGCTTATTGGGGAGTGGAAGGATAAGCCAAGTGTCCAAATACCTATGATACATGGCAAAATATTTTCCATAGCGAGGAGAGGCACAAAGGGGAGGGAGACTGTAGAGTGGGGAACATCAGGGAAGGGCTTATGAAGAAAGTAGCTTTGGAATCCACTGATGGATGGCACAgggcaggtgggtggggggacAGTGCAAATAGAAAGAGCTGAAGTGTGTTCCTGGAACAGAGTCCTTTTGCTTGAAATACGGGGTGTGGTAGGAAAAAAGACTAGCAACAGAGACTGATGCCATTCTTATGGAGTCTTACAAGCAGACAAGGTTTAATTCAACCCAGGCAATAGGAAACCATGGAAAGGTTTTTGAGTCAGAAGGTGGCATGGTTGGAGGTGTGCATCCATCTGGGGTGGATGAGAGAAGGCATTGAATGAAAGAGGTGGGAAAGTCCTGGGTTTCCGTGTGGGGAAGTGGTGGTAGGAATGGAGAGGAGTTGAAGGCAGCAGGGGTTACTAATGATACAAGAATAGCAGACTTAACTGCTGAAGGCATCTAGGAAATCAATTCCCTGGTAATGTCGATGCCTGCTGTACCTTTGGGAGGAGGAAGACTGGAACAGGGCCTCCAGAGGGACAGATCTGCTGGCATCTAGGACATTTGGGGTGCCTCTCtgagggagaagaagaggaaggaTGATAAAGATTCCTGGCTAGCAGGAGATGAAGGCAACATACTAAGCAAaagttctggggacttccctggtggtccagtggttaagactccacacgtGCACtgggcacgggttcgatctctggtccgggaactaagatcccctcaTGCcacctggtgtggccaaaaaaaaaataaagattgacTTAAACATAGATTCTGCAAAGAGCACTGCTGAAAGGGAAAGGAAGCCCAAAGGCAGATCGGGAAAACCCGGGAAGGAGAACTCAGTCTGTAATTTGGACCCTGTCTGTTCCCCTGAAGTAGTAAAAGAGAGCAGTGGATTTAGAGTCAGGAGATGAAGCATTCCAGTCCTTGCTCCACCACTCCCTGGTAGTGTGACCTTAGAAAAGTCATTTAACCCCTTATTACCTCATCTCAGAAGTATGATAATAACACTATATTCTCAGAAAATTTCCTTGCCCATTCCCTCTTGCTCTGTTGCCTGCCACATTGTGCTCTCAGTGTAGAAGGGACAGCCCAGCCCTGTGAGAGTGGAAAATCAGGTAGGCCTCAGCATCCTCTCTCCACTCACTAAGTGTATGATCTCTCAATGCAGGTACTATAAACCTGCTGTCCTGCtgttgtgcttcatcctgcccacaCTCGTGCCGTGGTATCTATGGGGTGAAACGTTTCAAAACAGCCTGTTTTTTGCCACCCTTTTCCGTTACGCCGCTGGGCTCAACGCCACCTGGCTGGTGAACAGTGCTGCCCATATGTATGGATATCGCCCTTACGACAAGACCATCAACCCCCGAGAGAATATCCTGGTTTCAATGGGAGCTGTGGGTAAGTCAGCAGTCCACAGCAAGACCACGTCTAGTGGTCTGCTGCCTAGGGTATTAGGTTATGAGCCAGGAAAACTAGATTTACCTGTTTTATATCCCCTTTCCATATGTCATTCCACTATAAAACTAAGGGACAGTATTAGAAAACCCTTGAAAGTTAAGCCACAAGTCCTATGTAAAGAGAAAAGGGCGAAAAATAACAATGCCTTTAATTCCAGGTTTAAGAGCAATCCACAAATGCTATGTATGATGAGCCCCTTTGGGCTGTCCTCTTCCCAGTCATCTCTGATCTGGGTGGTAGTCTTGCTTGGGGCAGGGAATGCATAAATAGAAGAGTAGGGTCATCTGGGTGGCCAGAAAGCCTAGTGTTTTATATTTAGACGTGATATACAAAACAGATACTTGTTGTTTAACTCAATAAGCTTCTCTTTTATCACCTTCCTGTATTCAGAGGGGCAATATTTGAAGTGTGTTACATGCCTTACTGCCTGGTGATGCCAGTATGAAGGATATTGAAGCAACTGTTGGTGGCCCTTTATCACCACTTACCACTCTCTTCTCttatcctttatttttctctcttctgtttctctgctGTGCTGGGAACACTCCCTCCCCACAGTGTGACTTAGGAAACTCCCAGTAAAGCAATTACTTACTGACCCAATGCTGACTATTCAGGAATTTATTTCTACCAGTCCTGTTCCAATAGCCAGACAACAGGGTTCTGCCATctgtctccattttctttttctttggtttttttttttttttttttggtctgtcaCTCTTTTCAGCTAAATATAGAACTTGACTAAGGCCTGGAATTAGGTTTCCTTAGGCAGACCCCACGGCCTCTTCCAGTGATCAGGGCTTCTGGTCATCCGGCATAGATAGGTAACCTCCCTGTTCCACACATGTACATATGCCATGGCCTAGCCATCACTTGGTTCTCTTTAAAACCTTCCTTTATATTCTCAACCctgattgtctttttcttttttattactctCTGTACTAAAGgcattttttcattcctttttaattttcatgcATCTTCCCCTCCTTCCAGACACCATGTACTGTTTACATGTTCTTACTCTGAACCATGCTTGAAATCAATCACATTATAGGCTATTTTCATAGAAAACCAGTGAATGTAATGGAAGGTTTCTGGAATGAGATCAGTCCCGTACTGCAAACAGATCTGTTGTGAGCTTCCCCAAGCCTATTCAGAGTGGCTGTCAGTATCTCACTTATCATTTGTTCCTTCATCCCTGGTGCTCCCCACTTATCACCTCACTCTTTGTTCTCTGGTCGCCTGTTTCCCTGCCATTCTAATCTTGTTCTTGAattacaccccccccccccacccccagtcacaTGCTCATCTTCTCTCTGCCAGAGCCAACCTCCCCGCTTGAGCATCTTTTGGCTGTATCTTGCTGTTCCATTACAGAGTCTCATCCTTCTTTTGCCCACTaaccttcctcctctttctttcctctcttggcACCGTGTGTGTGTCTGATTGTTTTAAATCTGATAAGTGTGGGCCTAGCTAGTGCTTAGACAGAGCCTAGTTGCAAAGTCATTTATGGAAATTAGCGATCTTCCGTCAGTACCTTTAGCCTTGGGGTTATCCTACCCTCCAACTCAGTTCACACTGAATAAACTGATGATCCACACTGTGAGCAAACCTTGAAATGGCGCCCTGGATGGTGTTATTCCCATCATAGGACTTCCTTCCTTGTTGGTTATTAATGTCATTATTACTGTACTGGGGCTCTTTCATCTTCAAAGGGCTCAGCACACTCTTTTATTAGCTATTCTTTACCCAGCTTTACCCCAGCCTCATAAGGGTATTGTTATTGAATGTGGTTGCAAAGAAGATCCTGCCTAGGACTGGAGAACTCTATGGAGTTTCCACAGCTTGACTCATTACAGAAATTATTCTGAATCTAGAATTTCTTTGATTTTCctctgtccagcaaagtgaactGCTTGTTTCAGAACTTTAGAGGTTAGAAGGAATACCTAAGCTTTTTGATTCTTATTCCCTCAGAGAGCTTCTGTTTTATCAGCATCACCCCCAGGATGAAAGCTCAAAGAATTAGGAGCCAAAACAGTCCACTCTGAACCAGTAGAGGCTGAGGAAACTTAGGCCCCTGGGCTAGGCCTCCTTTCTTCTGACTTTTGACTGTGCCCCCCAGTTTCTTGGTACCCTTGGAGAGAGTGCCTGTGCAGTGGGGGAAAGTGTGCTCCTTTGCTCATCTTTGTAAGAAACCCAGTAAAAGTTCTTCATTCTGGACTCTCTCTCCACTCTAACATGtgcacatatacatgtgttataTGTGGTATGTGGTTATATGTGGTTATGTGTGGTATAAGAGCCTTTAGGGTCTTATACCAATATGTAGTGAAGCGCTGGAATTTTCTTATCTAAAACCCATTTCTACTGATAGCAGTTTCTCTGAAATCATCTTATCTTCTCAGAGAAACTGCCAGCCCTCCTCCCACAAAGGTTCCCAGAGAGCCATGGTGACCAGGTTCTCCCCAGTCATTTCTTAAGATGCCTCTCAGGGCATCTATTTGATTCAGAGTTTAAAAGActagcttcattcattcattcaacagcaaCAGGTTTCTACTAGGTGTGAGGCATTCTGCTATGGAACCAGAATGCCAAGATCAAGAAGCCAGCAATCCACAGTATAGCTACATAACTTTTCTCTGCTTTTGTTCCAGGTGAGGGCTTCCACAACTACCACCACACCTTTCCTTATGACTACTCTGCCAGTGAGTACCGCTGGCACATCAACTTTACCACATTCTTCATTGATTGCATGGCTGCCATCGGTCTGGCTTATGACCGGAAGAAAGTATCCAAGGCTGCCATCTTGGCCAGGATGAAAAGAACTGGAGAGGAAAGCTACAAGAGTGGCTGAATTTTTGGCCCCTTGGGTTCCTTTTCCAAAAGCCAGCTGGGCAGAGGTTTAATGTTCTGTTTATTAACTACTGAATAATGCTACCAGGATGCTAAAGATGATGTTAACCCATTACAGTacaatattcttttaaattttctttttaagttgaaAGCCAACAACTCTGCCTTTATGATGTTAAGCTCATGTTCTTATTTCTTCTcttatcttctttctcttctgttcccttTATCCTTCCCTTTGTTTAGTCCCTatcacctttctttctctttcccctcaTTGCCTCCCAGGCAAGCAGTTGGTCAGTCATTGGCGGGTTTCCAGCTTCCAAAGCCTAGACAACCTTTCTGTAGTCTAAAACTAGTGGTCTTTGCCCCAGCTAACCCTTTCCTTGAGCTATCTGAGATTTAAGGTGGATGGCTCGAGCTAGAGATAGAAGAGAATCTTCTGGGAAGGGCCCTGATGATCTTCAGCCCAGGGTTTTGctggatgaaatggaaaaataactttattttggcACCAAACTGCGAAAACAGGTAAATTGTCAGGGGAGAGAGTCAGCATGCATGGTATGATTGATAAATAGGATGAGTTGAAGTGGGAAACAAGGCAGGAAGCTCCTGCTGTGATCAGACACCCCTGTCTGCCCATCACCCAGCATGCTCCCTTTCTCTCCTGACTCTGACTGGGAAATAGCCATGGAGCAGGGCAGTCCTAGAACTCAAAAGCAAATCTCAATGTCCTGATATACTTTAGGCTGAGGATAAAGAAGAAGCATTTAGTTTGTGGTAAAAGTGGTCTCTGCTGCAGacaaattgttttctttctttcataacaGGAAGATTTCTTATTCTAGATAACAAGAAATCTTGAGGTTGGTTGTTTCCAGAATTGCTGACTCTAGCAGCTCAGGAAATTGTCAAAATTCTTTcatctttctactctgccatctttggGATATTGGTCAGCTCCCCTCATGGTAAGAAGGCAGCTACAGCATTTTGAAACTTCCAAAAAAGAGATGTGTTGGTGGTATGgtggtgagcatagctgcctCCCAAAAAAGAATTTTAGGAGGTGGAATTGGGTCAAACATAAAGCTATATATACGTGGGTACTTTGGTTGGAATATTAAAGTAATTCTCTCAGAGTATTTCCCTCTGAAAGAGAGGGGGgcttgaagaagaggaagaattaGCCAGGTTGTCTCCTTTCCTCTCGCTGCTGGACAGGAGATGGAGAGGTTGAGGGGCAGGGTCTGTAGGCAGTTCCCAAGAGATAAGGTTACAAAAGAAAGGCTCTGAGATCGCATTGCTGGGGGATTCAGAAGGTTACTGAGTAAGTTGTTGGGTGTCCTGATATGGAAGCTGGTTATACAAACAAGTTAGATGTTGGGTTCATTTCATTAAttccactttctccttggaatgaGAAAGCATTAGAAGGCTTCTCCCCACAGTGTTGAACCCTTTCACTCATTCCTTCTATTAACTTCTAGCTGAAAGTATAGGACTGGCTGGGGGATGGGGTAGGAATCTCTTTACTACCCTATCGATTCTTGGCTCTGCCTTCTCTGTCCCCTTTCTCCTGCTGGTTCTATCTCCTCgatgtttccttctttctctggaCAGGCAAACCTCTTCTGTGTGTATTCCAGAGGCAGTGATGGCTACTGCGGTTCCAAGTTGTTCCCTCTCTTACCAACAGAATGGTCAGGGTCACTGAACCACTGTTTCTCTTTACAAAGTTGAGCAAGCTGCCACTTTCACTTGGCCTCCAGAGCCTCCATCTATATCCTTGTGCTCCTTACCACACTGATGACTCCAGACAAGGCTGGCAAACCCTGCTAGAAACATCCTGGGCACAGGCATTCACACTCATGAGGCACGGCCAAGCCGAATGCTCATATTGTGCCAGAGCCAGCCATGGGGCAAAAGAGGATTTGTTTTTAGTCTCCTCTGTCTGGGTCAGAACCAGAGAGCATGCTGGCTGCCCCGGGCGTACTGGGTAAGCTGCCTAGCCTGAGTCAGTGCTCCCAGTGCTTGCAGAAGCACTGCAATGCTTGCAGAAGCAGGGGGAGCCTAGCCTTCACTGGGAAGCACAAGAAGCAAAGGCAGGTTCCAAAGTGCCTCACTCAGAAGGTGGCCCCAGCCCCTGGAGGGAGCAAGGGTATACCGCAAGACCTTGACTGAGGCTTAAGATGTGAGATGCCATGAACTTTGCTGAACAGTGTCTCTGTTCAGCAAACTAACCAGCATTCCCCACAAACACAGTCTAGAGCAGACAATAGTATAGAGGAATGTTGGAAGAACCTTGGGTCTCTCTGTCCCTGTAACCTCAGTTGTCAAGGCAGAAGCCTGGCTTTATTCTATTTAAAGGTTGAAAATATACAATACCAAATGCTCTGCCACTGTTGAGCTCCAAGGATGGAAAGGAGGAGCGCATTTCTTCCTGTATTAATTGGAAAAATGGCAGCTACAGGGCTTGGGCTAAACTAAAGGCATCCTTGTCTTTTGAGCTGTTCCtctcagtaggaaaaaaaaaaaaatctaatagaaTATCACTGTAGATTAGATCCTCTGACTGAAGCACCTACCCCTTGGAAATGCCTGTGGGGTAGTTTTAATTCCACAGGTCGTCTGATGTGTGCTTTACAACTGATGATCAAAAACAACATATCTTTCTATTCTAATTGTGTTCCATGGATCTGACCTATACCATGACCCTACACAAGGCTGGATGGTGTCCTTGGGCCCAGGGTACTTGTACTTGTGTAGGTGGGGGTTGTCTACTGAGTAAGGAATACTGTTTTTAGGGTTCTAAAGGTAAATTCAAATGGCGTGTTAATGACCCAGAAACTCAGATCTGATGCTGTCTGAATTTCTAATAGTCCTTGCTTTGTGGGTATGCTGACAACTTATCTGGATGCCTTACATCTTTTCTAATCAGTGTTGCCTCTGAGCCTGCTCTGCTCCCTCCCTGCTCCTTCTGTGGAGCCCTTTGCACCCCAGAGCCTGCAAAAGTGGCCTGGCTGGAGAATGATGAGTATAGCTGTTTGCAGGATTCCCTTCTGGGCTTCATTTTGGAAACTTTGCTTAGGGCTATTTTTCTTAATTGCCCGCATTTGATGGAGGGTGGAAGGAATTTTGAATGtatttgatttattattattattattattttagattaAAAGATGGTTGTAgcatttaaaatggaaatttttcctcctggttagctAGTATCCTGAGTGTATTCTCTGTAAAGTGTAGCTCAAATGGGTCATCATGAAAAGTTCAAGAAAGCTCGATGTCAAAGTTATATGGGTGGTTAAGGCCAGGGCCTGTCCTACCACTGTGCCActgacttgctgtgtgaccctgggcaagtcatttaactataatgtgcctcagttttccttctgttaaaatgggataataatactGACCTACCTCAAAGGGCAGTTTTGAGGCATGACTAATGCTTTTTATAAAGCATCTTGGAATTCTCTTAAGTCCTGAGTATTTTTATAGTAGCAGTATCCACCATGAACTGTGTCCACCATGAACCTGTCCTGGAGGCAATCAGGAATCTATATGGTTCTCTCTGAGGGATTGAATAAATGCATTAGCTAAGGGGTGGATAACTAGCCAGACAAAATCTGAGAATGCATAAACTCGTTGCCATGGAAACATACACAGGATACCTTTTCCTTGATTGGGTGggatttttccctttttatgtgGGATAGTAGTTATTTGTGACCTAAGaataattttggaataatttctATTAATATCAACTCTGAAGCTAGTTGTACTGATCTGAGATTGTGTTTGTTCATAATAAAAGTGAATCTGATTGCCCTGTGTCTGAGCTTTTTTGGCTGTGATTCAGTCTCTTCACCACCCTGTTTATGTCCTATTCCTGTACCTTTAAGAGTAAAAAAGAAGTAGAAACCACAATGGTTGACTCATACCCCAGTaacctgccctgccctcctgcccttCTAGGGGTAACTTTAGGTTAAACTCAGCCTTGGCAGCAGGAATCCAGGAGTCTGCTGCCATTAGATAAAACATGTTAACACCCAGCAAGCACTTTGGGTCTGGGGAAATACCAGGTCTCCTGTGTGTCCCATGGTCACATGAGCCCAAAATAGAGAAACAGAGAGGAAGGGAGCAGCAGGAGACATTCTTTGGAAAGCAGTTCTGTACCTGGCAAGCCGGGCTGGGCCATCCAGGTCATTCGTCTGAAATGGAAACAGAAACGTGGTCCCTGAGGGGAAGAAAGCTTCCTGAAAATGCTGATTAACAGCCGCAGGAAGACATGaaaaaaattcaaggaaaagCTTGTAAATTCCTGGAATAGAGAGGGCTTCTTGATCATTAGGGGAAAAAGGCTTTTAGCTTTTACTACCTTATctgagactggagaaggaaatggcaacccgctccagtattcttgcctggaaaatcccatggacagaggagcctagcaggctacagtccatggggtcgcaagagttggacatgacttagtgactaaaccaccaccaccaccaccttatCTGAGAATCTGAGTGGAAAAGAGAAGGACATTTTCTGGTTTGAGAGAGTTTCATTTTCCAACAGGAGCTACCCGGTCAATGCCTGGGCTTCTAAACATTCACCAGAACCAACCTCCCTCACTTCCTAATGTCTTGCCAGACCTTAATAAGTTGATGGTGCACTTTCTTAATCAATATCTGGCTTTCCACCCCTTTCCCTCTATTTTGTTTGAAAGGTTCAGGTtggacattttttttctgttgctctATAATTGCCCTGTACTTTCCAAGTCTTACCTTTGTCTTGGAGACAGAGACACCAGCCACATGTAAAAACAACAGTTGCTATAAACTAAAGTCTACCTAGAATGATATATTTGTGATACCAAACTCCTTGGAAAAGTTCACAGATGTACCATGTTCTATATTAGATAGAGGGATTGAGCCCAAACATGAACAGGAATCCCACAGACTTTTGATGCTGAAAGTCTGAGTTCTAAGTCCACCAGACCCACAGACGCCATgataatatttacaatagccaggcaCTATAGCGAGCACTTGACAGAGTGCATTTTCTCATGGTATGTGAAGTGCTCTGATTACTCCAGTTTTACTGATGAGGGAACCAATTTCACTGGGAGAAAAAACACGGTGTGGCAGTGAGCAACAAGTCTGTGATCCAGTTCCAGAAGTTCACTCATTAACTGCTCTGCATAACCATCTAGGTAAATCTGGAGTGCACAAATCTCATATGCAAGTAGATGCCCGGTGAGATGCACTTTTACACAGGCAAAGCTTGGCTGCAGTGGCCGGGAGCTAAATTTATGCAAAGTTAAATTGCAGATGTATTCTCTGGTCCAGACGAACCCAACTCATGCCACCTTGTGACCTGTTTTAACATTCAACCACACCTGAGTTTTAATCTCTCTAACAATAGAAACCTATCTGACATTTCCTCTAAACTTTTACAAACCGTACTCCACCCTGCTGTCACATTTTGAGATCCTTAGCAGTatctcttggagaagaaaatggcaacccactccagtatccttgcctggaaaattccatggacgaaggagcctggcaggctacagtccatggggttgcaaagagttggacacgactgagacttcacttcactttaagggTATCTCTTCTTTTAGAAATGTCTCCTGCACCTGAACAATCTGTGTTTGATAAAGTTATTGAAAGACCTCACATCTCATTTTAAATTCTGTCTCTGCAACAAACTGTGTGAAATGTCACAGGGGGTGGGAGTTGTATTCTGTGACTGATAGTTAACTTACTAAGCCGCAGGCAAAGTGCTGCTTCTTGTATGCTGACTTTGGAGCAAATGCCACAGGCCTTAATTGCAGGTTCCAAGCAGTTGAGATTCTATACTAGGATGGCTGGAGGCAGGGCCTTCCCCTTTTCTGGACCCCGGTTTCCCCCTTCCCTACCCTGGCCTGCCCAGCCTGCTGCACCCAAGCCACAGAGAGCTCACAAAGCCCAAGTGTCTGCTATGCTGACTCGTGCAGCTCTTCTACGGCCAGGGCAGGACTGTCCAGAAGGGCCCGAGGGAGGCCCTCTCCTTTTGGCCATCTCCCATAGGAGCAGTGTACAGCCAGGGCTGGGCCAGGCTTTAGAACTTTGTGACCGaccagaggaaaatgaaaatgaaagggcAGACTGCACAGTCAGAGAATTCTGAACAGCAGTGAGGATTCACccttcagtctttttctttgcttgtttcaTATCCATATGTTTTAAGTAAAACTCACATACCATAAAGTTAGCCATAGGGTGACATCTTAGTCCATACGGAACACTGTGCAACCCCTATTTCTATACAGTTCTGAAACCTTTCCTTCACCCCAAAAGAAGACTTGGTACTTGTTCCACACTTGTTCCTCATGCCTGCCCCCGGCAACCTccagtctgctttctgtctctatggatctaCCTATTcaggatatttcatgcaaatagaatcCTACAAGATGTGACCTTCTGTCCACACAGACCTTCTGTGTCTGGATTCCTCCTCTCAGCATAGTGCTTTTGAGGGTCACCCACACTGtagtatgtatcagtacttcattcctttttaacaCCAAATAATAtaccattgtataaatataccacaattGCTTTCTCTATTcctctgtttccaccttttgactattatgaatccTGTTGCTATGAACA
Above is a genomic segment from Dama dama isolate Ldn47 chromosome 15, ASM3311817v1, whole genome shotgun sequence containing:
- the SCD gene encoding stearoyl-CoA desaturase — protein: MPAHLLQEEISSSYTTTTTITAPPSRVLQNGEGKLEKTPLYLEEDIRPEMRDDIYDPTYQDKEGPKPKLEYVWRNIILMGLLHLGALYGITLIPTCKIYTYIWVLFYYLMGALGITAGAHRLWSHRTYKARLPLRVFLIIANTMAFQNDVFEWSRDHRAHHKFSETDADPHNSRRGFFFSHVGWLLVRKHPAVREKGATLNLSDLRAEKLVMFQRKYYKPAVLLLCFILPTLVPWYLWGETFQNSLFFATLFRYAAGLNATWLVNSAAHMYGYRPYDKTINPRENILVSMGAVGEGFHNYHHTFPYDYSASEYRWHINFTTFFIDCMAAIGLAYDRKKVSKAAILARMKRTGEESYKSG